TGCTGTCGATTACGCTTGTCCCGGCGCTGATGATCCTGTTCGTCCGGGGGCGCATTGTTCCGGAACACAAGAACCCGCTCAACAGATTGCTGATCTGGATATACCGTCCGGTCATCGCTGGCGTCCTGAAGGCCAAGAGTCTGACGATCCTGGCAGCCATCGTGATCCTCGGTGTGACCGTCTGGCCCGTTCAGCATATTGGTAGCGAATTTATGCCGAGCCTCGACGAGGGCACGCTGATGTACATGCCGACGACGCTACCGGGCCTATCGGTGACAAAAGCCGCCGAGCTGATGCAGACGCAGGATCGCATCATCAAGTCGTTTCCGGAAGTCGAGACTGTGTTCGGGAAGGCGGGTCGGGCGCTGACGGCAACCGATCCGGCTCCGACGGAGATGTTCGAGACGATCATTACCCTGAAGTCCAAGTCCGAATGGCGGCCGGGGGTGACCTCCGACAGCCTGAAACAGGAGATGGACGCGGCGCTTCAGTTTCCCGGCGTATCCAATGCCTGGACCATGCCGATCCGCGCCCGTATCGACATGCTCTCGACGGGAATTCGGACACCCGTCGGCGTGAAGGTCTACGGCACGGACCTGAAGCAGATGGAGAAGGTCGCGCGTGACATCGAGACCGTCCTCAAGGCGGTGCCTGGAACGTCGAGCGCCTATGCCGAACGGGTCATCGGCGGATACTACCTCGACATCATTCCCGACCGCATGGCTCTCGGGCGGTACGGTCTTTCCATCGACGATGTCCAGGATGTGATCGGGATGGCGCTCGGGTCCGAGGTGGTGACGTCCACGGTCGAGGGTCGGGAGCGATACGGGGTCGCCATCCGATACCCGCGGGCGTTCCGAAGCGATCCGCAATCCATCGCCCGTGACGTCCAGGTTTCCCTGCCGGGAGGCGGCACGGTCCCGCTCGGGGAAGTCGCGGAGATCAAGCTCACCCGCGGTGCAACGACCATTCGGACGGAGAACGGCCAGCTCGCCGTCTACATCTTCGTGGATATCGCCAACCGCGACCTTGGCGGCTATGTTGCCGAAGCCCAGGCTGCCGTAGCAGCAAGCGTCGAGATGCCAGCTGGCTATTCCGTCGCATGGAGCGGCCAGTTCGAATATCTCGAACGGGCGAAAGCTCGGCTGATGATCGTCGTTCCTCTGACGCTCGCCCTGATCTTCCTGTTGCTCTACCTGAACTTCAAGGCGCTGACCGAGACGCTGATCGTCATGCTGTCCCTGCCGTTCGCGCTGGTCGGCGGCATCTGGATGATGTGGTGGCTGGGCTTCAACGCCTCGGTCGCGGTCGCCGTCGGTTTCATCGCCCTCGCAGGCGTCGCCGCGGAGACCGGGGTGATCATGCTGATCTACCTCGACCATGCGTTGAGGGACGAGAAGGCGAAATGCGAGGCCGAGGGTAGAGTATTTGGATTGGGAGACCTTAACACTGCCATCATGGTCGGGGCGGTCGAGCGTGTTCGACCCAAGATGATGACCGTCGTTGCGATCATGGCGGGCCTGGTGCCGATCCTTTGGAGCACGGGCGCGGGATCGGAAATTATGCGACGGATCGCCGTGCCGATGATTGGCGGCATGGTATCGTCCACAGTGCTGACGCTGGTCGTCATCCCTGCCGTCTACGGCGTGGTCAAAGGCTTCGGATTGAAGGCGGCGCGCGAAGGAAAGCAAATCCTCGCTACAACTGCCGCACATCAAAATTGAAAAGGAAAACTACGATGAAAAGAAGAGAGTTCCTATGCTCCTTGGTCGCCGTCGGAGCGATGCCCATCGCCGGACAGGCGCTGGCGGCCGGCGAGAGCATGGTCGTGTACAAGGACCCCAACTGCGGTTGTTGCCACGCCTGGGCTGACGCTATGAAGAATGCCGGGTTTTCGGTGAAGGCCGAAGACGTAGCTGACATGAACGTGGTGAAGCAGCGCTATAAAGTTCCTGGTGATCTGCAGGGCTGCCACACCGCCATCGTTGCAGGCTATTACCTGGAGGGCCACGTGCCGCTCGAGGCGGTTGTGAAGCTGTTGGCCGAGAAGCCCGATTTTGCGGGTCTCTCAGTTCCTGGGATGCCAGTTGGATCGTTGGGTATGGGAGACGACCCGGGTGCATCCTACGATGTGATCGCTATTGGGAAAGACGGAACGAGTCAGGTCTACCAGGCGGTCAGGCCAAATGGTTAGATTCTCGTTTCCATCACGAGCAAACCGCAAGATGCCGATCCCGTACGATCCCGCGCAGGTGGTTGCGCCAAAGATCGAGCAGTATTGGTAATCGTCGCGGCCTCGTCGCGTAATTCCTGAATTATGCAGCGTAGATTCTGCTAATCTTCATCGCAGAGAGAGTGTATCTAATTTTACGAAAAATTTAGGTTAATTAGCGGTTTCATTCTTGCCCTGTACCATCGCAATCGCAGATCTGTAAGTTAACTGGTATCAACCTTTGCCATCAAACTTCCGGAGCGTTGCGCATGACTATACTTGCTACCAAGAACAATGCGCATGCAGGCAATTTCTCCTCACTCTCGCATACGAGCGTCGTGGCGGTCGGCGGTCGGATGGTTGGACCCGATATCCTGCGCTCGCTGGCAATCCTGCTGGTAATGCTCGTCCACCTTCCGCTGAACGCAACACCAAGTCTATTGGTAACGGTG
The nucleotide sequence above comes from Agrobacterium vitis. Encoded proteins:
- a CDS encoding DUF411 domain-containing protein, with product MKRREFLCSLVAVGAMPIAGQALAAGESMVVYKDPNCGCCHAWADAMKNAGFSVKAEDVADMNVVKQRYKVPGDLQGCHTAIVAGYYLEGHVPLEAVVKLLAEKPDFAGLSVPGMPVGSLGMGDDPGASYDVIAIGKDGTSQVYQAVRPNG